The following coding sequences lie in one Apium graveolens cultivar Ventura chromosome 3, ASM990537v1, whole genome shotgun sequence genomic window:
- the LOC141712519 gene encoding zeatin O-glucosyltransferase-like yields the protein MANESQVCVVMVPFLAQGHLGQLLHLSRLISSYNIPVHYVSTTTHICQTKSRHQGWELHSFENIHIHQLPIQPFHSPPPHPKASTKFPYHLQPLFDASLHLRQPVLKLLTSLSATARRLIIIHDNLMSYVVQDFVSLPNAETYCFQNSSVFFYFSYYWDLTGRQIAADDQILQQLPGVEGCFSSHLFAFAEKQQVHAKNSSGHLYNTSRSIEGHYFDLLQELQVCEKQWAIGPFNPVEICKKPDEQRHKCLEWLDNQASNSVIFVSFGTTTSLTDEQIHTLAVGLENSCQKFIWVVRDADKGDIFTGEVRKPELPEGYEDRILKANQGMIVRDWAPQLEILAHTSTGGFMSHCGWNSCLESMTMGVPIATWPMHSDQPRNAALITKVLEIGTIVKDWEEGNHLVESSIIENAVKKLMASTEGDEMRKRAAECSDAIRKSVAEGGVSRIDLDSFVAHITR from the coding sequence ATGGCGAACGAGTCTCAAGTATGTGTGGTGATGGTGCCCTTTCTAGCACAAGGGCATCTCGGCCAACTCCTGCATCTCTCCCGCCTCATTTCCTCTTACAACATACCCGTTCATTACGTTAGCACCACCACTCACATCTGCCAAACCAAAAGCCGCCACCAGGGCTGGGAACTCCATTCCTTCGAAAACATTCACATCCATCAACTCCCAATACAGCCTTTCCACTCTCCACCTCCTCACCCCAAAGCGTCCACTAAATTTCCCTACCATCTTCAACCACTGTTTGATGCCTCCCTTCACCTCCGCCAACCCGTTCTCAAGCTCCTTACTTCTCTATCTGCAACTGCTCGAAGACTAATAATCATTCACGACAACCTGATGTCATATGTTGTACAAGATTTTGTTTCCTTACCCAACGCGGAGACCTATTGTTTTCAGAATAGTTCTGTTTTTTTCTATTTTTCGTACTACTGGGATCTCACTGGGAGGCAAATTGCAGCTGACGATCAAATTCTTCAACAACTACCTGGTGTGGAAGGTTGTTTCAGCTCACATTTGTTTGCTTTTGCAGAAAAACAACAAGTGCATGCCAAGAACAGCTCTGGCCACCTTTACAATACTTCTAGATCAATTGAAGGCCATTACTTTGATTTGCTCCAAGAATTGCAGGTTTGCGAGAAACAGTGGGCTATTGGCCCATTCAATCCGGTTGAAATTTGCAAAAAGCCAGACGAGCAACGACACAAATGCTTAGAATGGTTAGACAATCAAGCTTCAAATTCAGTGATATTTGTGTCTTTCGGCACAACAACTTCCCTAACCGATGAGCAAATTCACACCCTCGCAGTTGGCCTAGAAAACAGCTGCCAAAAGTTTATATGGGTAGTGAGAGACGCAGACAAGGGAGATATATTCACAGGAGAAGTCAGGAAACCTGAATTACCAGAGGGGTACGAAGATCGAATCCTCAAGGCTAATCAGGGGATGATAGTGAGAGACTGGGCACCCCAGTTGGAAATCTTGGCCCATACGTCCACGGGAGGATTTATGAGCCACTGCGGATGGAATTCGTGCTTAGAAAGTATGACAATGGGAGTGCCCATAGCTACGTGGCCAATGCATTCTGACCAGCCAAGAAATGCAGCACTAATAACCAAGGTACTCGAGATAGGCACCATTGTCAAGGACTGGGAAGAAGGGAATCATTTAGTGGAATCTTCGATAATCGAAAATGCTGTAAAAAAGTTGATGGCATCTACAGAAGGAGATGAAATGAGGAAGAGAGCAGCGGAATGCAGTGATGCCATCAGGAAATCTGTGGCAGAAGGTGGGGTTAGTCGCATTGACTTGGATTCGTTTGTTGCTCACATTACTAGATGA
- the LOC141712517 gene encoding zeatin O-glucosyltransferase-like, whose translation MNDKDDASEKHAKESEVIVVIVPFPAQGHLNQLLHLSRLISAYNIPVHYVSTSIHSRQAKLRVQGWDPLSMQNKMIKFHDFPTPSFISPPPNPHSAAKFPVHLLPSFYAALHLREPVGQLLFALAPTTRRLVVIYDFLISSVIQDVASIPNGEAYSFQCVSAFRVSSTVWEITGEPPEIDEQIVKQLPSRSATITSQVMDFIKMQEHHKYSSGVLFNTCRPIEGPFLDVLAKVNAKQWAIGPFNPVEICDNSSHGGHRCLEWLDKQLPNTVIYVSFGTTTSLTDEQIEHLALGLEASGQKFIWVLRDADRGDIFTEDVRVCELPRGYQDRIKVSEQGMIVRDWAPQLEILAHASTGGFMSHCGWNSCLESISMGVPMATWPMHSDQPHNALLVTKVLKLGVVVRDWALGDELIQSLTIENAVRELMASREGEEMRKRTAELGMAVKRSVADGGEMDDFIAHIRR comes from the coding sequence ATGAACGACAAGGATGATGCAAGCGAGAAGCATGCAAAAGAAAGTGAAGTTATAGTAGTAATAGTTCCTTTTCCTGCACAAGGCCATCTGAACCAGCTCCTACACCTCTCCCGTCTCATTTCCGCCTACAATATTCCAGTTCACTACGTCAGCACCAGCATCCATAGTCGCCAGGCTAAGCTCCGAGTCCAGGGATGGGATCCTCTCTCGATGCAAAACAAGATGATCAAATTTCATGATTTTCCAACACCTTCTTTCATCTCTCCTCCTCCCAACCCGCACTCTGCAGCCAAATTTCCTGTACACCTTCTACCCTCTTTTTACGCTGCCTTGCACCTCCGAGAACCTGTGGGCCAACTACTATTCGCTCTTGCTCCCACCACCAGAAGGCTTGTTGTAATTTATGACTTTCTGATTTCGTCAGTCATTCAAGATGTGGCTTCAATACCAAATGGAGAAGCCTACTCCTTTCAGTGTGTCTCAGCTTTTCGTGTATCTTCCACTGTCTGGGAAATTACGGGGGAACCTCCTGAGATCGATGAGCAGATTGTGAAACAGCTTCCTTCAAGATCAGCTACCATCACTTCACAAGTGATGGATTTCATTAAAATGCAGGAGCATCATAAGTACAGCTCAGGTGTACTTTTTAATACATGTAGACCAATTGAAGGTCCTTTTCTTGATGTACTAGCCAAAGTCAACGCCAAACAGTGGGCAATCGGCCCATTTAACCCTGTGGAGATATGTGATAATTCATCCCATGGAGGCCATAGATGCTTGGAGTGGCTAGATAAACAACTTCCAAATACTGTAATATATGTTTCTTTTGGGACAACAACTAGTTTAACAGATGAGCAAATTGAGCATCTTGCACTCGGGTTGGAGGCCAGTGGACAAAAATTCATTTGGGTATTGAGAGACGCGGATAGAGGAGACATATTTACCGAAGATGTGAGAGTATGTGAATTGCCAAGAGGTTACCAAGATAGAATCAAAGTAAGTGAGCAGGGGATGATAGTGAGAGATTGGGCTCCCCAGTTGGAGATTCTGGCACACGCATCAACAGGAGGATTTATGAGTCACTGTGGATGGAATTCATGCTTGGAAAGTATTTCCATGGGAGTTCCCATGGCAACATGGCCAATGCACTCTGACCAACCCCACAATGCTTTATTAGTAACTAAGGTTCTTAAACTCGGAGTTGTGGTGAGGGACTGGGCGCTTGGGGATGAGTTGATTCAGTCATTGACAATTGAGAATGCTGTTAGAGAGTTGATGGCATCGAGAGAAGGAGAAGAGATGAGGAAGAGAACGGCTGAGTTGGGCATGGCTGTCAAGAGATCAGTAGCTGATGGAGGTGAGATGGATGATTTCATTGCTCACATACGAAGATAG
- the LOC141714395 gene encoding uncharacterized protein LOC141714395 yields the protein MELSWAGQPTSSSILYEMNTQLRPNIIFISETLVKQNKVEKVSKKLGFANYFAVDVQGHGGGIALFWKNEEGDIYTWEHARGTERWVQERLDRGLATDKWMEMFPGAEVQLHKQVYVQKTSRFKFENMWVKESECRNIIQMCWNDETTTSLMDKMVICCAKLEEWGENLVKDMNTKLRKYRADMKRFRSRRDKAGTQQYGEARWKYMKLLEKKKYFGVKEPNNSGCVMEIKILDFFYKYASSRKEHNKIKKLKDEEGVWRKTDEKIQGLINGYFESIFRTTNRDDKLPDRIQFKHLSVDQMHDLVVPINDEEVKAAVFDMHPDKALGIDGLNPSFFQAYWSIVGKDICMFFQQFFATGELPEKINNTLVCLMS from the exons ATGGAACTGTCGTGGGCTGGCCAACCCACGAGCAGTTCGATTCTGTATGAAATGAATACACAGTTAAGGCCCAATATAATTTTTATAAGTGAGACATTAGTTAAACAAAATAAAGTTGAGAAGGTAAGTAAGAAACTAGGTTTTGCAAATTACTTTGCTGTCGATGTCCAAGGACATGGTGGGGGGATCGCACTGTTctggaaaaatgaagaag GAGATATTTATACCTGGGAACATGCGAGAGGAACGGAGAGATGGGTGCAAGAGAGGCTAGATAGAGGGCTAGCTACAGATAAGTGGATGGAGATGTTTCCAGGGGCTGAGGTTCAA CTCCACAAGCAAGTATATGTGCAAAAAACAAGTCGCTTCAAATTTGAAAATATGTGGGTTAAGGAGAGTGAATGTAGGAATATTATTCAAATGTGTTGGAACGATGAGACAACCACGAGTTTAATGGACAAAATGGTGATATGTTGCGCGAAATTAGAAGAGTGGGGTGAAAATCTGGTCAAAGATATGAATACTAAGTTGAGGAAGTATAGAGCTGATATGAAGAGGTTTAGATCGAGGAGAGATAAGGCAGGTACTCAACAATATGGGGAAGCTCGATGGAAATATATGAAATTACTTGAGAAAAAGAAATATTTTGGCGTCAAAGAGCCAAACAATTCTGGATGTGTGATGGAGATAAAAATACTAGATtttttttacaagtatgcatCGAGCAGGAAGGAGCATAATAAAATCAAAAAGCTGAAGGATGAAGAGGGAGTTTGGAGAAAAACAGATGAGAAGATTCAGGGACTTATTAATGGGTATTTTGAATCTATATTCCGTACGACAAATAGGGATGATAAACTGCCTGACAGAATTCAGTTTAAACATTTAAGTGTGGACCAGATGCATGATCTTGTAGTGCCAATCAATGATGAGGAAGTTAAGGCTGCTGTATTCGACATGCACCCAGATAAGGCACTGGGCATTGATGGGTTGAATCCATCATTTTTTCAAGCTTACTGGAGCATAGTTGGAAAAGATATCTGCATGTTTTTCCAACAGTTCTTTGCTACAGGAGAATTACCTGAAAAAATTAACAATACACTTGTCTGTTTAATGTCTTGA
- the LOC141712518 gene encoding UDP-URONIC ACID TRANSPORTER 1-like → MTVKNQHLFITSLIILWYSSNIGVLLLNKFLLSNYGFRFPIFLTMCHMTACAVLSYVSIVFLKLVPFQAIKSRSQLLRIASLSVVFCASVVGGNVSLRFLPVSFNQAVGATTPFFTALFSYFMTLKREAWITYAALVPVVAGVVIASGGEPSFHLYGFIMCISATAARAFKSVLQGILLSSEGEKLNSMNLLLYMSPIAVLVLLPATLIMEPDVLDVTLSLGVKHKFMWLLLLANSVMAYAANLTNFLVTKHTSALTLQVLGNAKGAVAVVISILLFRNPVTFIGIAGYSMTVMGVAAYGETKRRYK, encoded by the exons ATGACCGTAAAAAACCAACACCTTTTCATTACATCCTTAATAATCCTATGGTACTCATCAAACATAGGTGTCCTCCTTCTCAACAAATTCTTACTCTCAAACTACGGATTTAGATTCCCAATTTTCCTCACAATGTGTCACATGACTGCTTGCgctgttttaagttacgtatctaTTGTGTTCCTTAAACTTGTCCCTTTCCAAGCCATTAAATCTAGGTCTCAGTTGTTGAGGATCGCTAGTCTGAGTGTTGTGTTTTGTGCTTCTGTTGTCGGTGGGAATGTTTCTCTCAGGTTTTTGCCTGTTTCGTTTAATCAGGCTGTTGGTGCTACGACGCCGTTTTTTACGGCATTGTTTTCGTATTTTATGACTCTTAAAAGAGAAGCTTGGATTACTTATGCTGCTCTTGTGCCTGTTGTTGCTGGTGTTGTTATTGCTAGTGGT GGGGAGCCGAGCTTTCACTTATATGGATTTATTATGTGTATTAGTGCAACCGCGGCAAGGGCATTCAAGTCTGTTCTTCAGGGAATCCTGCTATCTTCAGAAGG GGAGAAGTTGAACTCCATGAACCTGCTGCTTTATATGTCCCCAATTGCTGTTCTAGTTTTGTTACCTGCGACTCTTATAATGGAGCCCGATGTATTGGATGTCACTCTTTCACTTGGTGTAAAACACAAGTTTATGTGGCTTCTTCTTCTTGCTAATTCAGTAATGGCTTATGCAGCGAACTTAACGAACTTCTTGGTGACAAAGCATACAAGCGCACTAACACTGCAG GTCTTAGGTAATGCAAAAGGTGCTGTAGCCGTTGTTATTTCCATACTTCTGTTCCGAAATCCTGTTACCTTTATAGGTATTGCTGGATATTCAATGACCGTAATGGGAGTGGCTGCTTACGGAGAAACTAAACGGCGATACAAATGA
- the LOC141710801 gene encoding zeatin O-glucosyltransferase-like — protein MASHDEATKSHEVIVVLVPFPAQGHLNQLLHFSRHISSHKIPVHYVSTIIHTRQAKTRVHGWDPVSISNTMIQFHEFETPTFESPLPNPHAATKFPSHLQPSFEAALFLREPVAKLLSALSPTAKRVVVIHDYLMASVIQDVASLPNGEAYSFHPVSTFIFSAYVWAIVGTPVEIDDEILKRIPSHETTSTPELREFTNRQMEHQKYSSGAIFNTCRAIEAPFLDVLAKVNARQWAIGPLNAVQILNTSNEQHKDKCLQWLDNQAPDSVIFVSFGTTTSLTDEQIHALAIGLESSGQKFIWVLRDADKGDIFTVDVRVCELPEGYENRIESSGQGKILRGWAPQVEILAHASTGGFMSHCGWNSCMESITMGVPLATWPMHSDQPFNALLVTRVLKIGVVVMDWACRDELVESLAIEKSVRMLMASIEGKEMRKRAAELGDAVKKSVAEGGDTRREFDDFIAHIHR, from the coding sequence ATGGCTAGTCATGATGAAGCAACCAAAAGCCACGAAGTAATAGTAGTTCTGGTGCCGTTTCCAGCACAAGGCCATCTAAATCAGCTCCTCCACTTCTCGCGCCATATCTCCTCCCACAAAATTCCGGTTCACTATGTCAGCACCATAATCCACACTCGCCAAGCGAAGACCCGAGTCCACGGGTGGGATCCTGTCTCCATTTCAAACACAATGATACAATTTCATGAATTTGAAACCCCTACTTTCGAATCTCCTCTTCCCAACCCACATGCTGCCACTAAATTCCCTTCTCACCTTCAACCCTCATTTGAGGCTGCCTTGTTTCTCCGAGAGCCCGTGGCTAAACTCCTCTCTGCACTCTCACCCACTGCTAAAAGAGTGGTGGTCATTCATGACTACCTGATGGCCTCAGTCATTCAAGACGTGGCATCACTGCCAAATGGAGAGGCCTACTCTTTTCACCCAGTCTCAACTTTCATATTCTCCGCGTATGTCTGGGCGATCGTGGGAACACCTGTGGAGATCGATGATGAGATTCTGAAACGAATTCCTTCTCATGAAACTACTTCCACACCAGAACTCAGAGAATTTACTAATAGGCAGATGGAGCACCAGAAATACAGCTCAGGTGCAATCTTCAACACATGTAGAGCTATCGAAGCACCATTTCTTGATGTACTTGCTAAAGTCAATGCTAGACAATGGGCCATCGGACCACTCAATGCTGTCCAGATACTTAATACATCAAATGAGCAACACAAAGACAAATGCTTGCAGTGGCTAGACAATCAAGCTCCGGATTCTGTTATATTTGTTTCTTTTGGAACGACGACTAGTTTAACCGATGAACAAATCCACGCCCTTGCAATAGGGTTGGAAAGCAGCGGACAAAAATTCATTTGGGTACTAAGAGATGCGGATAAAGGAGATATATTCACGGTAGATGTAAGAGTATGTGAATTGCCTGAAGGATACGAAAATAGAATAGAATCGAGTGGGCAAGGGAAGATATTGAGAGGCTGGGCGCCCCAGGTGGAGATTTTGGCCCATGCATCAACGGGAGGATTCATGAGTCATTGTGGATGGAATTCATGCATGGAGAGTATAACAATGGGAGTGCCCCTAGCAACATGGCCTATGCATTCTGATCAACCCTTTAATGCCTTGTTAGTGACTCGAGTTCTTAAAATTGGAGTCGTGGTAATGGATTGGGCATGTCGGGATGAGTTGGTTGAATCTTTGGCTATTGAGAAATCTGTTAGAATGCTAATGGCTTCGATAGAAGGAAAAGAGATGAGGAAGAGAGCCGCGGAGTTGGGTGATGCTGTCAAGAAATCAGTGGCCGAAGGAGGTGATACTCGGAGAGAATTTGATGATTTCATTGCTCACATCCACAGGTAG
- the LOC141710800 gene encoding uncharacterized protein LOC141710800 translates to MASSSNDLQQVLKPLYNRASEAEDRLARLEVALASKQDSGYQDLLKKFNELQLTLEDARTLQDSEREKVLKEVQQLASENAKLQYRILHLVRALEEADSKTISN, encoded by the exons ATGGCGTCTTCTTCAAATGATCTCCAACAGGTTTTAAAACCCCTCTACAACAGAGCTTCTGAGGCCGAG GATCGCTTGGCAAGACTTGAAGTTGCTCTTGCTAGTAAACAAG ATTCTGGATATCAGGACTTGTTAAAAAAGTTTAATGAACTTCAGTTGACGTTAGAAGATGCCAGAACGTTGCAAGATTCTGAAAGAGAAAAG GTTTTGAAAGAGGTGCAGCAACTTGCTTCAGAAAATGCTAAGCTCCAATATCGTATATTACATCTTGTCCGGGCATTGGAGGAAGCAGACTCCAAGACAATATCCAACTGA